Within the Flavobacterium sp. N502536 genome, the region AAAAAACACTAAAAATATCATTGTCCTCACATTTAATTTGTTCAACTTTACTTTCGGAACTGGAGGTATTGAGATTCGTACCAATATCGCCAAAATATGAATATATATGTAATCTTGATGCGGTTTGCTTAATTTCCATAACGCATGTTTTTCTCACTGGAATGCCTGAAATTTGAAAGCTAGATATAACTTCACCAACATAACGCCCATTTAAGTTTGGTATATTAATAAGCCATTCAAATATTTTATACTTCCAGCCAAACTTATCTATTAGTATTATTGTTGACGTAATTAATGTAATTGTCGAAAAAACCCCTACATATGCATAGGCATCATTCAGAATTTTATATTTAATAATAAAATTTTCTATATATTTTGAAATCCAATTATAAAAAACTGAAAGTACTAATATGGTGGCTACTAAATAATTTGTTTTGTAATATTTTAAATTCAAAATAGAAGTATTTAAAGTTCGTCAAATTTAACCTTTTTTTTAGTCTTAATTCCATTTTCATCAACAGATGAGATGTAAATTCCCTTTCTTCCAATTATCATCATAAAAATTATTTGAGAGTTAAGAATATTTCCCGTCATCTGTTGTAATATAGATTTTTCATCGAGACTGGATGGTATAGGAAAGTCTTCGGGATGTGTATGCCATTCACCCAAATAAATCTTTTTACCATTACTTTCTTTAAAAAATTGATTTAATACATTTTGGGCATTTTTTATAGATCTAGTAAAGTTATAACGACTAGACTTATCATAGCTACTAGGAAATGAAACATCAGTAATTGAATAAGTATTATCTTCTATATAGAAACCAATTAATATACCACCCGATTCAGGCTTTTGTAAATCATCTTGTATAAATTTTTTCAAATCTTCCAATACATTTCTAGATATTTTTACAAAAAGATTTCCTAAAATAAATTCAATCATAAACTTTTTATTATAAGTTGAAACGAATTATATTGTATTGCAAAATCAGTTATTAGCAATTCTTTTTCCGCCAGCAACTCTTTATCCCCAATCCATGAGTATACTTTAGAAGTTACATTCTTTCCATTTAAATGATCCTTTACGTAAGGAAAAATTGCAGACAAGAATTGGATTAAATAACTTGATGAGTACGGCGAATAACCAGTTTGACAACTCCCTTCAATTAGATAAGTCTTTTCTGATTGATTTTTTAAAGCTAATAATGTGCCGAAAGGGTAATTTTCAGTTTGGATCAGCTCAATCGCTTTTGCTGCATCGTCAGGCATAATAAAAAGCATTTGTCCACTTGCTAAAAAAGGCTCAACCCAAAAAAGAAATACGGGTTTGGTTAATTTTCCTTCTACTACATTCTTCAAAATAAACTTCTCTATCATTGTTTTACCAATTGCAACAAAATGAAAATCACAAGTGTTAATAAATCCAATTTCATTTTCGATTATTGTTGTAACAGATTCATTGCGTATCTGGACATCAATTAGTGGATTGGAATTTTTTATTTCTTTTTTTATTCCTTCAATTTTATTATTCCAGACAGCGGAAAATCCTAATAAGTGCCTGTTTATATTTTCTGATGACAAGATTTCTTTATCAATTAAATAAAATTTGTTTATAGACAAGTTTTTAAGAAAGAAAACTAAATTTGAGCCAACACTACCTAATCCAGTAATGGCGACACTTTTTTGATTTTCTTCATAACCAGCTGTTCTAATTTGCAATCTGCTTAAATTCATATTATCGAATGATAATCTTGTTACATTTTTTTTTGCATAAATACTATTAGTTAGATGCTGAATTTTAGAGATAATATGTCTGCTTCCTCCTTTCTTGCGTGCGAGAATTTGTACATTTTGATATGTCCAACCAAAATATTCAGTGATAGAATTATAATTATTAGCAAAAACAATTAGTATACTATCAAACTTGAAATTATTGCATAAATTTTGAAATTGCCTATATTTCTCTTCATCACTTTTAATTATTTCAATACTTGCTTCAAAAGTTAATTCAAAAGGTGGTTCAGAAAAATTACCATCAATTTTTATAATTCCTATTTCTTCAACTAAACATTTACATTCTTTGGCATAATCTTTTATTTTCTTTATATCAAGATCACTATTACTAATGAAATAACGATAATTTCCAAGATAATTATTTGTGAATTTTAAACCTACCAACTCATCATTTTCGTTAGAGATAGAATGAAACACTTGATTAGATATTAAATCATTTTCAGAATAGCTTAACTCCCAATATGCCTTAAATTCTCTTTTGAACTCATTTTTTCTATATTCAATATTTTCAGCATCACGAATTATTCTTTTTGCTCTCGCCAAAATCAATTCAACGAAGTCTGAAAAATTATTATTAGGCAAAATTAAATTTAATCCCTCGTCAAAAATACAAATACTATAATCTTGACTTATATGTGGAATATATTTCAATTCTTTATAGCTTTCTTTGCTAATAAAAATTTTAGGCACATTAAATGGAAAATCAATTGGGAAGTTTAAAAAAAAAGTAACATCAAGGGATTTATGAATAGTTGCTATTTCAGTCTTAATTTCCCAAACAATACTGTCTCTGTAAAATTTGTATTTGAGCTCTTTTAATTCCTCGCTATTTATTTTTTTACAAGTTTCAGTCTTCCTGATCTCTTCTAGAAGTAAATTATATTCAATCATTAAGCAGATTTATTATCATATCTCAACTGATCAGATGATGAAAATGTTTTTGCTACATCTTCATCCTTCTCTTCGATACTTGAACAAGGAAATCTATCTCCTAAATGTTTTTGCCATTTAGCGCAAGCATCTTTTTTGCTTTTTGTATTTATAGCTTGTCTTCCAGAAGTAATTAAACTATCTAAGGCATCAAGAAAATTTTTCTTACGAGTTTCTGAAGAATATTTTACTAATAAATTTTCGGCATCATCTATAGTTGGCCTTTTACATTCATAAATTGCTGTCCATGTAAATCTTGTATCATCAATTGATTTTTGAATTTCCTCTAAAGTGTCCAAAAAAGCCATATCATCTTTATCATTTGAAATGTAATTATTAACAGCTAAAATAGTAAATACCATTCCGCTAGGTAATTTCAAATGACTTTTATTATCTGTCCAAGCTTTTAAATACCTTACAATTCTTTTTAATTGGCTTCTATCTTTAGATTTGTCATCAAACCACTTCTTGAAAGCGTAAGGGTCACTTTGAATCCATCCCTTTGATTTATGAGCCAATTCTGGAATATCCTCACTGTCATAAAAACTTTCGTTTTCGTTATCTGTTATCTTATAATAAATAGGCAAATCAACATGGTATTTTTTTGCATACTGAACACGTACGCAAGTATTTTTATCAATTGTATTTTGGTCAGTTCTATTTTCCACTGCTTTAACAATCCAACTATGGGCTGTTTCAGGCAATGGTTTATCCTCTTCCTTACCGAAAATATAAACTCCGTCATCGACATCGTATTCCCCACTTAATGGTAAAATTGTTGTATTCATTGAAAAAGAACCTTGTCCTTTAAATTTGACAGTATGTTTATCTCTTTTTAAATCAAAATAAGATTCAATATCGGATCTAATTGCATTTCGAGAAGTTCTTAATTCACTTTTTTTTGTCGAACTAAGAGCAATGATCCCGTTAAATTCTGTAAAAGTTTCGTGTAAGTCAGCCATGTTAAATATTAAAAGTTTTTTTAGTTGTAAATATTCGCTTTATATCTTCTTTTTTCTCAAAAACTAATGCTTGATCTTTTGCTTTAATTTTCATTAAATCATATGCTTGTTTATTAGCAACATCCAGCTGAATCAGACTTTCTTGTTCAGTTGATATTGATACACTGGGAATTCGTAAATATTTAATTTCAACATTATATATCTCAGTTATTTTTGACAAAAAAAAGTCTGTAAAATAACTTTGTCCATTCATTGATGTTTCAAATAAATCTGCCCCCCAATCTCTAAACGAACGTTCTCTTTTTAGCCCTGTTTTCTTACCACCTGTGATGGTAAGACTACTAAGAGATAAGATTTCAATAGAGTTATACTCTTTGTCTTTCTCACTACCCACAAAATAATTTAAAGCTTCTAAAAGACCAACTAAAGTCGGATTATTAGCCCAGACACCTCCATCAATAAATTGTTCATTCTCATAAAATTTTGACTCTGCTAATGGAAAATATGTTGGAGCAGCAGATGTTGCTAAAGCAATATCAATAATTGGCGCTTCATTATCTCGAGATAATTCTCCATGTTTATGATCGTATTTAAATACTTTCGGTTTAGCTTCTGTAATTGAGTAACTAGGAATACATAATAGATTGTTACAATCTTTGATCTGCTTACTTCCGAAAATTTCAATTAATGCTTCTTTTAATCCTTTATCTGAATACTTTCCACCTTTAGCTATTTGCTTTAAGAATCCATAATCAATAGTTCCAAAATATGGAATTTTTCTTTTTTTATGTTTTGGAAATATTATTTCTCCTTTATTTTCATAAAAATCACATATTTCCTTTGCAGATATTTTTAATGATAAAGCCAATGCAATTAAACCGCCAGTTGATGTACCACAAATCATATCAAAATGATCACTTGTTTGACAATTAAATGTTTCTTCAAACTTCTTTAATATAGATGCCGAATATAGTCCTTTAATCCCTCCACCATCAATGGATAAAATTTTAAATGCTTGCGCCATATTTTTTTTAATTATTTAGATAGATAAGTTGTACAGAGCACATTTTAAAGATAGGTATATACTTAAACTTTAAATAAAATTCTTATTAACAATAATCCGTTACTTACAAACTTCTTTTTTTAAACTTGCAAGTGCAACAAATAAAATTATTGAAAAATTTTTGAAAAAGTAAATATTATAATTTATTTAAGTTCAATATTACGGAAAACCATAAAGTATACTTTTTTTATACTACAAGAATAATAATAATAATGTATCATTAATCGTTAGGTATTTTTACTTGATTAATATTTTATGCTATTTAAATTATAAAGTTCTTTTAGCTTGACTCGGATTCCTACTCTACAAAGTTTCTATCAAGGATCTAATCTAAAGTAATAGCAAATGTCTCCCACTTTGCGCTACCTACTCAAGTCTTCAACTGAAAATAAATAAGTCATAAAAGAGATTTCAATCGAAATCTCTTTTACTTTTGCCAAATGTTAGAAATTCTTTACCAGGACGAATATATTATAGCCATTAATAAACCAAGTGGTTTGTTGGTTCATAAATCATTTTATGCACGCGATGCAAAAGTGTATGCTATTCAGGAATTGAGAAATCAAATAGGACGACACGTCTATCCTATTCATCGGTTAGACAGGAAAACATCCGGTGTCTTGTTATTTGCATTGGATAAAGAAGTTTTGAAAATTATGAACGATCGTTTTGCTACACGTGAAGTCGAAAAAAAATATTTAGCCATTTTACGTGGTTGGTCACCCGAAGAACTAACGATTGATTATGACTTAACCAATGATGATGACATTAAACAAAATGCAATCACCTACTTTCACCGTTTGCAAAATGCCGAAGTTGATTTAGAATTTAACAATAAACCAACCTCACGGTATTGTTTGGTAGAAGCGATTCCCGAAACTGGACGTATGCATCAATTGCGAAAACATTTCAAACATATTTTTCATCCCATTTTAGGAAGCCGTCCACATGGTTGTAACAAACAAAATAAATTATGGCTGGATAATTTTGACCTGAAAGGAATGATGCTTCATGCACATCAGTTAATTTTTAATCATCCAATAACCAATAAAGAACTCATCCTGAATGCAAAGATTAATGATGAGTTTAGCAAAGTAGGTGCTATTCTTAATCTGGATTTAAGTAAGTACAAATAAAACCTTCTTAACAAATCAACAATAACCAATATTTCCTCGCCCTATGAAGTGTCCAATAAGCGTCTAGTCACGCTGCGCAAAGTCAGAGACATTTGCATAGCTTTTCTTAAGGAACTTTTTCGGTGAGCGGAGTTGAATACTATTTTTATCATAGAAACATGTTCTTCTATTTCAAAATTTTGGTGTAAATTTACACCAATCTAAAAATTGGTATTATCATGACACGACAAAGTATATCATTAACTGCCCCTAATGAAGAGTGGTTAAAAAATCAGGTTAATACAGAAGAGTTTAGCAGTAAAAGTGAAGCTATTAACTATTTGATTAAACAAGCGCGCTCAAAAGAAGAATACCATGAGTTTGTGAGGACTAAAATTGATAAGGGAGAAAAAAGCGGTTTTGCTAAAAAACAAACCAGAGAAGAAATGTTAGCTGAATTTAAAAAAGATCTGCCTGATAATGTATAGCTATTATTTAAGTAGCGAAGCTAAAGAAGATTTAAAAAGAATTTATTATTATGGTGTTAGTAAGTTTGGCATTAATCAAGCTGACAGCTATTTTAATATGTTTTATGATTGTTTTGAAAAAATAGAGGAAAATCCTTTTTTATTTCCATCTGCTGACCACATTAAAACAGGATATCGTTATTGTGTTTGTGGCGTTGATACTATTTACTATCAAATTAGCGGAGATAAACGGGTAGAAATTATTACCATCATCGGAAGACAAGACTTCTAGAGCAGTTGACTCTATTGGCAATACCTTTTATTCGTAGAAATTTAACGTAACCAATCGCGTGAATTTGCACCTCACGCTATCAATTCAAGTCTTCATTAGAAATTATAGCAACTAAAAAAAAAAGCGCAAAGTCAAAAACATTTGCGCAGCTTTTCATAAGAAACTCTTTGGGAAGTGGAGATTTCTATCCTATAGTATACTTTTTTTCTGTAACCGTAGTGGTCGTTTCAGTGGTTATACTGTCTACAAATCGCCATTCGGCTTCAGAACCGGATGCAGTAAATTTAAGATAGGTATATCCTCGTTTATACAAATTTGCATATTCTAAATCATCTATCAGTACCGTAAATGCCTGTGCCAGTTCTATCGCTTTTGAAGGGTCTGAGGTAATTCCAAGATAACCTTCCAATCCTGGTGATGAGACAGAACTACACGCGATTTCGGTTCCTATATGTTTTCCCTGCATATCGGTAAGTTTACCCATCCATGCATTATGAGTATCTCCGGCCAAAACCACAACATTTTTTCCGGAAAGGATCGCATACAATTGTTCTCTTTCTGCAAAGTAACCGTCCCAGGCATCCAGATTATAAGGTAAAGTTGTCTTAACTCTCGCAATTTCCTGAGCCGTTAAAGAAGGATCGTTTTGTTTGTATCTCATTTTGATAACAACAAGTTGAGAGATTGTAGTAGTAAGAGCCTTCATGGTCGCCGGAGTTGCACTTCCGAGTTTACCCACTTCTGCTAAAATTTGATTCAAAAGCATTAGTAGCTCTGCCGGAATCAGCATTTTTGTCATCAGAATCTGCTGGCCTAGTACTTTCCATTTAGCGGTATCGGCATTGATCTGTGATCCCAGCCATGTCATTTGTTCGCTTCCAATTAATCTTCTGCTTGGACTTAGTAAATCTGTTTTAAATTTTGTCTGGTCAAAATTCCCGCCATTGTCAATATAATCGGTATAACTTAACTGCTT harbors:
- a CDS encoding Mov34/MPN/PAD-1 family protein — its product is MIEFILGNLFVKISRNVLEDLKKFIQDDLQKPESGGILIGFYIEDNTYSITDVSFPSSYDKSSRYNFTRSIKNAQNVLNQFFKESNGKKIYLGEWHTHPEDFPIPSSLDEKSILQQMTGNILNSQIIFMMIIGRKGIYISSVDENGIKTKKKVKFDEL
- a CDS encoding ThiF family adenylyltransferase, which translates into the protein MIEYNLLLEEIRKTETCKKINSEELKELKYKFYRDSIVWEIKTEIATIHKSLDVTFFLNFPIDFPFNVPKIFISKESYKELKYIPHISQDYSICIFDEGLNLILPNNNFSDFVELILARAKRIIRDAENIEYRKNEFKREFKAYWELSYSENDLISNQVFHSISNENDELVGLKFTNNYLGNYRYFISNSDLDIKKIKDYAKECKCLVEEIGIIKIDGNFSEPPFELTFEASIEIIKSDEEKYRQFQNLCNNFKFDSILIVFANNYNSITEYFGWTYQNVQILARKKGGSRHIISKIQHLTNSIYAKKNVTRLSFDNMNLSRLQIRTAGYEENQKSVAITGLGSVGSNLVFFLKNLSINKFYLIDKEILSSENINRHLLGFSAVWNNKIEGIKKEIKNSNPLIDVQIRNESVTTIIENEIGFINTCDFHFVAIGKTMIEKFILKNVVEGKLTKPVFLFWVEPFLASGQMLFIMPDDAAKAIELIQTENYPFGTLLALKNQSEKTYLIEGSCQTGYSPYSSSYLIQFLSAIFPYVKDHLNGKNVTSKVYSWIGDKELLAEKELLITDFAIQYNSFQLIIKSL
- a CDS encoding CBASS cGAMP synthase, which translates into the protein MADLHETFTEFNGIIALSSTKKSELRTSRNAIRSDIESYFDLKRDKHTVKFKGQGSFSMNTTILPLSGEYDVDDGVYIFGKEEDKPLPETAHSWIVKAVENRTDQNTIDKNTCVRVQYAKKYHVDLPIYYKITDNENESFYDSEDIPELAHKSKGWIQSDPYAFKKWFDDKSKDRSQLKRIVRYLKAWTDNKSHLKLPSGMVFTILAVNNYISNDKDDMAFLDTLEEIQKSIDDTRFTWTAIYECKRPTIDDAENLLVKYSSETRKKNFLDALDSLITSGRQAINTKSKKDACAKWQKHLGDRFPCSSIEEKDEDVAKTFSSSDQLRYDNKSA
- a CDS encoding CBASS cGAMP-activated phospholipase: MAQAFKILSIDGGGIKGLYSASILKKFEETFNCQTSDHFDMICGTSTGGLIALALSLKISAKEICDFYENKGEIIFPKHKKRKIPYFGTIDYGFLKQIAKGGKYSDKGLKEALIEIFGSKQIKDCNNLLCIPSYSITEAKPKVFKYDHKHGELSRDNEAPIIDIALATSAAPTYFPLAESKFYENEQFIDGGVWANNPTLVGLLEALNYFVGSEKDKEYNSIEILSLSSLTITGGKKTGLKRERSFRDWGADLFETSMNGQSYFTDFFLSKITEIYNVEIKYLRIPSVSISTEQESLIQLDVANKQAYDLMKIKAKDQALVFEKKEDIKRIFTTKKTFNI
- a CDS encoding pseudouridine synthase — protein: MLEILYQDEYIIAINKPSGLLVHKSFYARDAKVYAIQELRNQIGRHVYPIHRLDRKTSGVLLFALDKEVLKIMNDRFATREVEKKYLAILRGWSPEELTIDYDLTNDDDIKQNAITYFHRLQNAEVDLEFNNKPTSRYCLVEAIPETGRMHQLRKHFKHIFHPILGSRPHGCNKQNKLWLDNFDLKGMMLHAHQLIFNHPITNKELILNAKINDEFSKVGAILNLDLSKYK
- a CDS encoding type II toxin-antitoxin system ParD family antitoxin is translated as MTRQSISLTAPNEEWLKNQVNTEEFSSKSEAINYLIKQARSKEEYHEFVRTKIDKGEKSGFAKKQTREEMLAEFKKDLPDNV
- a CDS encoding type II toxin-antitoxin system RelE/ParE family toxin, translated to MYSYYLSSEAKEDLKRIYYYGVSKFGINQADSYFNMFYDCFEKIEENPFLFPSADHIKTGYRYCVCGVDTIYYQISGDKRVEIITIIGRQDF